A window of the Streptomyces sp. Ag109_O5-10 genome harbors these coding sequences:
- a CDS encoding ABC transporter substrate-binding protein yields MTAGSTRRTTASRSQIAAFGAIAVAGALILTGCGDQTDKGGDGGSSSTASAPLASKLPADIRKAGVIKVGSDIAYPPVEYMENGKAVGVDPDIADALGKQLGVKFEFQNGKFDNLIVGLQANRFNVIMSAMNDTKDRQNGIDSDTGKKVGSGVDFVDYFTAGTSILVQKGNPKGIKSLDDLCGKVVALQKGTTSEGIAKAQSEKCKKDGNKAIDLQTFDTDPEALLRLKQGASVADLNDFPVAAYNAKTSGGGKDFEVVGEQIEAGPYGIAVSKQNTQLRDALQAAMAAIIKSGDYQKILEKWNVTQGAVTEAKINGGS; encoded by the coding sequence ATGACCGCAGGCTCCACCCGTCGTACCACCGCCTCGCGCTCCCAGATTGCCGCGTTCGGTGCGATCGCGGTCGCAGGCGCCCTGATCCTCACCGGCTGCGGTGACCAGACGGACAAGGGCGGCGACGGCGGCTCCTCCTCGACGGCCTCGGCCCCGCTGGCGAGCAAGCTGCCGGCCGACATCCGCAAGGCCGGCGTGATCAAGGTGGGCTCGGACATCGCCTACCCGCCGGTCGAGTACATGGAGAACGGCAAGGCCGTCGGTGTCGACCCGGACATCGCGGACGCGCTGGGCAAGCAGCTGGGCGTGAAGTTCGAGTTCCAGAACGGCAAGTTCGACAACCTGATCGTGGGCCTGCAGGCCAACCGCTTCAACGTGATCATGTCGGCGATGAACGACACCAAGGACCGCCAGAACGGCATCGACTCCGACACCGGCAAGAAGGTCGGCAGCGGCGTCGACTTCGTCGACTACTTCACCGCCGGCACCTCGATCCTGGTCCAGAAGGGCAACCCGAAGGGCATCAAGTCCCTGGACGACCTGTGCGGCAAGGTCGTGGCCCTGCAGAAGGGCACCACGTCCGAGGGCATCGCCAAGGCACAGAGCGAGAAGTGCAAGAAGGACGGCAACAAGGCCATCGACCTCCAGACCTTCGACACCGACCCCGAGGCGCTGCTCCGGCTGAAGCAGGGCGCCTCCGTGGCCGACCTGAACGACTTCCCGGTGGCCGCGTACAACGCCAAGACGTCGGGCGGCGGCAAGGACTTCGAGGTCGTGGGCGAGCAGATCGAGGCCGGCCCGTACGGCATAGCGGTCAGCAAGCAGAACACCCAGCTGCGCGACGCGCTCCAGGCCGCGATGGCCGCCATCATCAAGAGCGGCGATTACCAGAAGATCCTGGAGAAGTGGAACGTCACGCAGGGCGCGGTGACCGAGGCCAAGATCAACGGCGGCTCCTGA
- a CDS encoding amino acid ABC transporter permease, translated as MTDTVDKTPAASVPPEQIKAIPVRHYGRWVSGVVVVALLVLIGIAFSNAKINYSVIPDYLFDQGIVSGAWTTLYISVLAMVLGVALGVILAVMRLSSNPVTSTVSWFYIWFFRGTPVLVQLLLWYNIALVFPILNLGFYKDEMNQVMTPVLTALLGLGLNEAAYMSEIVRAGIQSVDEGQTEASHALGMTQGQTLRRVILPQAMRVIIPPTGNEFINMLKTSSLAYAVQLPELIKKATDISSTSLAVVEMYFVACIWYLFLTTIFSIVQYYIERRYARGSSRNLPPTPLQRLRKNLAQWGSFRRPEVAR; from the coding sequence GTGACTGACACGGTCGACAAGACTCCGGCGGCGTCCGTGCCGCCGGAGCAGATCAAGGCCATCCCGGTGCGCCACTACGGGCGTTGGGTGTCCGGCGTGGTGGTCGTCGCGCTCCTGGTGCTGATCGGGATCGCCTTCTCCAACGCGAAGATCAACTACAGCGTCATCCCCGACTACCTCTTCGACCAGGGCATCGTCTCCGGTGCCTGGACCACGCTCTACATCTCGGTGCTGGCCATGGTGCTCGGCGTCGCGCTCGGCGTGATCCTCGCCGTGATGCGGCTGTCGTCGAACCCGGTCACCAGCACGGTGTCCTGGTTCTACATCTGGTTCTTCCGCGGCACCCCGGTCCTGGTGCAGCTGCTGCTCTGGTACAACATCGCCCTCGTCTTCCCCATCCTCAACCTGGGGTTCTACAAGGACGAGATGAACCAGGTGATGACGCCCGTCCTCACCGCGCTGCTGGGCCTCGGCCTGAACGAGGCCGCGTACATGTCGGAGATCGTCCGCGCCGGCATCCAGTCGGTCGACGAGGGCCAGACCGAGGCCTCGCACGCGCTGGGCATGACCCAGGGCCAGACGCTGCGCCGGGTGATCCTCCCGCAGGCCATGCGCGTCATCATCCCGCCGACCGGCAACGAGTTCATCAACATGCTGAAGACCTCGTCGCTGGCCTACGCGGTCCAGCTCCCCGAGCTGATCAAGAAGGCCACGGACATCTCCAGCACCTCGCTGGCGGTCGTCGAGATGTACTTCGTCGCCTGCATCTGGTACCTGTTCCTGACCACGATCTTCAGCATCGTCCAGTACTACATCGAACGCCGTTACGCCCGCGGCTCCTCGCGCAACCTCCCGCCCACCCCGCTGCAGCGGCTGCGGAAGAATCTGGCCCAGTGGGGTTCGTTCCGTCGCCCGGAGGTGGCCCGATGA
- a CDS encoding amino acid ABC transporter ATP-binding protein, with the protein MSSLVKDITPPNSGAPMVKAEGVHKSFGLSHILKGIDLEVLPREVFCLIGPSGSGKSTFLRCINHLEKISAGRLYVDGRLVGYRQHGDKLYELKEKEVAAQRRDIGMVFQRFNLFPHMTALENVMEAPVQVKRESKASARERAERLLDRVGLGDRTGHYPAQLSGGQQQRVAIARALAMQPKLMLFDEPTSALDPELVGEVLDVMRDLAEDGMTMIVVTHEMGFAREVGDSLVFMDDGVVVESGHPRDVLTNPQHDRTKSFLSKVL; encoded by the coding sequence ATGAGCTCTCTCGTCAAGGACATCACCCCGCCGAACAGCGGCGCCCCGATGGTCAAGGCCGAGGGCGTGCACAAGTCGTTCGGGCTGTCGCACATCCTCAAGGGCATCGACCTGGAGGTGCTGCCGCGCGAGGTGTTCTGCCTGATCGGCCCGTCCGGTTCCGGCAAGTCCACGTTCCTGCGGTGCATCAACCACCTCGAGAAGATCAGTGCCGGGCGGCTGTACGTCGACGGCAGGCTGGTCGGCTACCGCCAGCACGGCGACAAGCTCTACGAGCTGAAGGAGAAGGAGGTCGCGGCGCAGCGACGGGACATCGGCATGGTGTTCCAGCGCTTCAACCTCTTCCCGCACATGACGGCGCTGGAGAACGTGATGGAGGCGCCGGTCCAGGTCAAGCGCGAGTCGAAGGCGTCGGCCCGGGAGCGGGCAGAGCGTCTCCTCGACCGGGTCGGCCTCGGCGACCGTACCGGGCACTACCCGGCGCAGCTCTCCGGCGGCCAGCAGCAGCGCGTCGCGATCGCCCGCGCGCTCGCCATGCAGCCGAAGCTGATGCTGTTCGACGAGCCGACCTCCGCGCTCGACCCGGAGCTGGTCGGCGAGGTCCTGGACGTGATGCGGGACCTGGCCGAGGACGGCATGACGATGATCGTCGTCACGCACGAGATGGGCTTCGCCCGCGAGGTCGGCGACAGCCTGGTCTTCATGGACGACGGCGTGGTGGTCGAGTCCGGCCACCCGCGCGACGTCCTGACCAACCCCCAGCACGACCGGACGAAGTCGTTCCTGTCGAAGGTGCTGTAG
- a CDS encoding trans-aconitate 2-methyltransferase: MTDAPTTTTEADWGAWQESWDRQQEWYMPDREERFRIMLDMVEALVGTAPRVLDLACGTGSITARLLARFPDAVSTGVDLDPALLAIAEGTFAGDDRVTLVTADLKDPEWTARLPYDSYDAVLTATALHWLHSEPLAALYGQVAELVRDGGVFMNADHMIDDSTPRINAAERARRHRGMDQAKAAGALDWADWWQLAAQDPVLAGPTARRFEIYGEHAEGDMPSPAWHARVLREKGFGEARAVWCSPSDTLLLALK; the protein is encoded by the coding sequence ATGACGGACGCGCCGACGACCACGACCGAGGCCGACTGGGGTGCCTGGCAGGAGAGCTGGGACCGGCAGCAGGAGTGGTACATGCCGGACCGCGAGGAGCGGTTCCGGATCATGCTCGACATGGTGGAGGCGCTGGTCGGTACGGCGCCCCGGGTCCTCGACCTCGCGTGCGGCACCGGCAGCATCACCGCCCGGCTGCTCGCCCGCTTCCCGGACGCGGTCAGCACCGGGGTCGACCTCGACCCGGCCCTCCTCGCCATCGCCGAGGGGACATTCGCGGGCGACGACCGGGTCACGCTCGTCACCGCCGACCTCAAGGACCCGGAGTGGACCGCGCGGCTGCCGTACGACTCGTACGACGCCGTCCTGACCGCCACGGCCCTGCACTGGCTGCACAGCGAACCCCTCGCGGCCCTCTACGGTCAGGTCGCGGAGCTCGTCCGCGACGGCGGTGTCTTCATGAACGCGGACCACATGATCGACGACAGCACGCCCCGGATCAACGCCGCGGAACGGGCGCGGCGGCACCGGGGTATGGATCAGGCCAAGGCGGCGGGGGCGCTGGACTGGGCCGACTGGTGGCAGCTGGCGGCGCAGGACCCGGTGCTCGCCGGACCCACCGCCCGGCGGTTCGAGATCTACGGGGAGCACGCGGAGGGCGACATGCCCTCGCCCGCCTGGCACGCGCGCGTGCTGCGCGAGAAGGGGTTCGGCGAGGCGCGGGCGGTCTGGTGCTCGCCGTCGGACACGCTGCTGCTCGCCCTCAAGTAG
- a CDS encoding ABATE domain-containing protein: MELAYYSDYAVRLVNSEEPARGKDSLTSVEAVRDLFGGNQQAARRATEADLTRFRSVRARLRAVFEAADKGEETLAVDLLNSLLLEFPVSPQISGHDFRDEDGRPLWHMHLADHPSNATAGYTAIAAMGLAFHLTEYGVDRLGLCEAVPCRNAYLDTSTNRSRRYCSDRCATRANVAAYRARKRLEAERPDRPVRSGSTGLAAETAQRTSASGER, encoded by the coding sequence GTGGAACTGGCCTATTACTCGGATTACGCCGTCCGGCTCGTCAACAGCGAGGAACCGGCCCGGGGCAAGGACTCCCTGACCTCGGTCGAGGCCGTCCGCGACCTGTTCGGCGGCAACCAGCAGGCGGCCCGGCGCGCCACCGAGGCCGACCTCACCCGGTTCCGCTCGGTCCGGGCCCGGCTGCGCGCGGTCTTCGAGGCGGCCGACAAGGGCGAGGAGACCCTCGCGGTGGACCTGCTGAACTCGCTCCTGCTGGAGTTCCCGGTCAGCCCGCAGATCTCCGGGCACGACTTCCGGGACGAGGACGGCCGCCCGCTGTGGCACATGCACCTGGCCGACCACCCCTCCAACGCCACCGCCGGCTACACCGCGATCGCGGCGATGGGCCTGGCCTTCCACCTCACCGAGTACGGCGTCGACCGGCTCGGCCTGTGCGAGGCCGTGCCGTGCCGCAACGCCTACCTCGACACCTCGACCAACCGCTCCCGGCGCTACTGCTCGGACCGCTGCGCGACCCGCGCCAACGTGGCCGCCTACCGCGCCCGCAAACGCCTGGAGGCGGAGCGCCCCGACCGGCCGGTGCGGTCGGGCAGCACCGGCCTGGCGGCCGAGACGGCCCAGCGCACGAGCGCCAGCGGCGAACGCTGA
- the sodX gene encoding nickel-type superoxide dismutase maturation protease, which translates to MPELSQETERGRGAALFGLAEVTGPSMVPTLYQGDQLLVWYGARVRAGDVVVLRHPFQQDLLVVKRAAEPREGGWWVLGDNAYAGGDSTDYGTVPEELILGRALFRWRPRKAGQRSPLALVRWAVSAARPVLPDRTGRSGRSASRRLRAR; encoded by the coding sequence ATGCCGGAGCTGTCGCAGGAGACCGAGCGGGGGAGGGGCGCCGCGCTCTTCGGACTGGCCGAGGTGACAGGCCCGTCCATGGTGCCCACGCTCTACCAGGGGGATCAGCTCCTGGTGTGGTACGGGGCCCGAGTGCGGGCCGGAGACGTCGTGGTCCTGCGTCATCCGTTCCAGCAGGACCTGCTGGTCGTCAAGCGGGCCGCGGAGCCGCGCGAGGGCGGCTGGTGGGTGCTCGGGGACAACGCGTACGCGGGCGGGGACAGCACGGACTACGGGACCGTGCCGGAGGAGCTGATCCTCGGCCGGGCCCTGTTCCGCTGGCGGCCGCGCAAGGCGGGTCAGCGTTCGCCGCTGGCGCTCGTGCGCTGGGCCGTCTCGGCCGCCAGGCCGGTGCTGCCCGACCGCACCGGCCGGTCGGGGCGCTCCGCCTCCAGGCGTTTGCGGGCGCGGTAG
- the sodN gene encoding superoxide dismutase, Ni, producing MLSRLFAPKVKVSAHCDLPCGVYDPAQARIEAESVKAVQEKMAANDDPHFQARATVIKEQRAELAKHHVSVLWSDYFKPPHFEKYPQLHQLVNDTLKALSAAKASTDPKTGEKALELIAEIDKIFWETKKA from the coding sequence ATGCTTTCCCGCCTGTTTGCCCCCAAGGTCAAGGTCAGCGCGCACTGCGACCTGCCCTGCGGTGTGTACGACCCGGCCCAGGCCCGCATCGAGGCGGAGTCGGTGAAGGCCGTGCAGGAGAAGATGGCCGCCAACGACGACCCGCACTTCCAGGCGCGCGCCACCGTCATCAAGGAGCAGCGTGCCGAGCTCGCGAAGCACCACGTCTCGGTGCTCTGGAGCGACTACTTCAAGCCCCCGCACTTCGAGAAGTACCCCCAGCTGCACCAGCTGGTCAACGACACCCTGAAGGCCCTGTCCGCCGCCAAGGCGTCCACGGACCCGAAGACCGGCGAGAAGGCCCTGGAGCTCATCGCCGAGATCGACAAGATCTTCTGGGAGACCAAGAAGGCCTGA
- a CDS encoding NUDIX domain-containing protein, with protein MAQRTTDDQAEALPPALESMTLLVAAVIVHDKATNRVVLLRRSQNAKFAQGMWDLPVGKSEPGEPITETAVRELYEETGLTVRQESLKLAHIIHGASGVEAPNGFLTVVFAAHEWTGEPENREPRKHAQVRWVDADTIPENFVDTTSSALRRYLAGGPEVSLGGWQ; from the coding sequence GTGGCTCAGCGGACAACCGACGACCAGGCCGAAGCCCTGCCGCCCGCCCTCGAATCCATGACCCTGCTGGTCGCCGCCGTCATCGTCCACGACAAGGCCACCAACCGCGTCGTCCTCCTCCGCCGCAGCCAGAACGCCAAGTTCGCCCAGGGCATGTGGGACCTCCCCGTCGGCAAGAGCGAACCCGGTGAGCCGATCACGGAAACGGCCGTGCGCGAGCTGTACGAGGAGACCGGCCTGACCGTGAGGCAGGAGTCCCTGAAACTCGCTCACATCATCCACGGCGCCTCGGGCGTCGAAGCCCCCAACGGCTTCCTCACCGTCGTCTTCGCCGCCCACGAATGGACCGGCGAACCCGAGAACCGCGAACCCCGCAAACACGCCCAGGTCCGGTGGGTCGACGCCGACACGATCCCTGAGAACTTCGTGGACACCACCTCAAGCGCCCTCCGCCGGTACCTCGCAGGAGGCCCGGAGGTCTCCCTCGGCGGCTGGCAGTAG
- a CDS encoding GNAT family N-acetyltransferase, producing the protein MIRAATENDVPEIRAMIRELAAYERAEEQARATEEQLRAALFGPHPAAGALVAEDEATGELAGYALWFPTFSTWTGTRGMHLEDLYVRPHARGGGHGRALLAALAAFCLRSGFERFEWWVLAWNEPAIGLYRSLGAEFLDEWRICRLTGDPLKELAAAS; encoded by the coding sequence ATGATCCGCGCCGCCACCGAGAACGACGTCCCCGAGATCCGCGCCATGATCCGCGAACTCGCCGCCTACGAACGGGCCGAGGAGCAGGCCCGGGCCACCGAGGAGCAGCTCCGCGCGGCCCTGTTCGGACCCCACCCGGCGGCCGGCGCGCTGGTCGCCGAGGACGAGGCCACGGGCGAACTCGCTGGCTACGCCCTGTGGTTCCCCACCTTCTCGACCTGGACCGGAACCCGGGGCATGCACCTGGAGGACCTCTACGTACGCCCGCACGCCCGTGGCGGCGGCCACGGCCGGGCCCTGCTCGCCGCCCTGGCCGCGTTCTGCCTGCGCAGCGGCTTCGAGCGCTTCGAGTGGTGGGTGCTGGCCTGGAACGAACCGGCGATCGGCCTCTACCGGTCGCTCGGCGCGGAGTTCCTGGACGAGTGGCGCATCTGCCGCCTGACCGGCGATCCGCTCAAGGAACTGGCCGCCGCCTCATAG
- the ppk2 gene encoding polyphosphate kinase 2, with amino-acid sequence MTTPDLLSDLADLAHLKVDYSDPDDPVLIRPDGSPIETWRENYPYPQRMERKEYEWHKRLQQIELLKLQTWVKETGRRIVIVFEGRDAAGKGGTIKRFTEHLNPRGARVVALEKPTERESGQWYFQRYVEHLPTAGEIVMFDRSWYNRAGVERVMGFCSDDQYRRFMRQAPLFERMLVDDGVDLVKFWFSVSRGEQRTRFTIRQVDPVRQWKLSPMDLASLDRWDDYTAAKVAMFRETDTEYAPWTVVKSNDKKRARVEAMRSVLARFDYADKDEEVVGSPDPRIVGAAAGLLEAGEDDHGGQ; translated from the coding sequence ATGACGACGCCGGACCTGCTGTCCGACCTGGCCGACCTGGCCCATCTGAAGGTCGACTACAGCGACCCCGACGACCCCGTGCTCATCCGCCCGGACGGATCCCCCATCGAGACCTGGCGGGAGAACTACCCGTACCCGCAGCGCATGGAGCGCAAGGAGTACGAGTGGCACAAGCGGCTCCAGCAGATCGAGCTGCTGAAGCTGCAGACCTGGGTCAAGGAGACGGGACGCCGGATAGTCATCGTCTTCGAGGGCCGGGACGCGGCCGGCAAGGGCGGCACCATCAAGCGCTTCACGGAGCACCTGAACCCCCGTGGCGCGCGTGTGGTGGCCCTGGAGAAGCCCACCGAGCGCGAGAGCGGGCAGTGGTACTTCCAGCGGTACGTCGAACATCTGCCGACCGCCGGTGAGATCGTGATGTTCGACCGCTCCTGGTACAACCGGGCCGGCGTCGAGCGGGTCATGGGCTTCTGCTCGGACGACCAGTACCGGCGCTTCATGCGCCAGGCCCCGCTCTTCGAGCGGATGCTGGTGGACGACGGGGTGGACCTGGTGAAGTTCTGGTTCTCGGTCTCGCGGGGCGAGCAGCGGACCCGGTTCACCATCCGCCAGGTCGACCCGGTACGGCAGTGGAAGCTGAGCCCGATGGACCTGGCCTCGCTGGACCGCTGGGACGACTACACGGCCGCGAAGGTCGCGATGTTCCGCGAGACGGACACCGAGTACGCGCCCTGGACCGTGGTGAAGAGCAACGACAAGAAGCGGGCCCGGGTCGAGGCCATGCGCAGCGTGCTCGCCCGCTTCGACTACGCCGACAAGGACGAGGAGGTCGTCGGCAGCCCGGACCCGCGGATCGTGGGTGCGGCGGCCGGCCTGCTGGAGGCGGGCGAGGACGACCACGGCGGGCAGTAG
- a CDS encoding helix-turn-helix transcriptional regulator, whose amino-acid sequence MDREYAEPLDMAELARTALMSPGHFQRSFRKAFGETPYSYLMTRRVERAKALLRRGDLTVTEVCMAVGCTSLGSFSSRFTELVGETPSAYRARDHEESTVIPSCVARTFTRPRRRPY is encoded by the coding sequence ATGGACCGCGAGTACGCGGAGCCGCTCGACATGGCCGAGCTCGCCCGTACCGCCCTGATGTCCCCCGGTCACTTCCAGCGCAGCTTCCGCAAGGCCTTCGGGGAGACGCCGTACAGCTATCTCATGACCCGGCGGGTCGAGCGGGCCAAGGCGCTGCTGCGCCGCGGCGACCTCACGGTGACCGAGGTGTGCATGGCGGTCGGCTGTACGTCGCTGGGGTCCTTCAGTTCGCGGTTCACCGAGCTGGTCGGGGAGACCCCGAGCGCGTACCGGGCGCGGGACCACGAGGAGAGCACGGTCATCCCGTCCTGCGTGGCCCGGACGTTCACCCGGCCGCGCCGCCGGCCGTACTGA
- a CDS encoding VOC family protein, whose protein sequence is MDVKLAQCFIAVDDHDKALAFYRDVLGLEVHNDVEFEGMRWVTVGSPQQPGVEIVLEPPGANPDASPADRQAMAELLAKGMLRGVIFSTTDCDALYERVREYGGDVIQEPMDQHWGVRDCAFRDPAGNLLRFTERRAAD, encoded by the coding sequence ATGGACGTAAAACTCGCGCAGTGTTTCATCGCCGTCGACGACCACGACAAGGCGCTGGCCTTCTACCGGGACGTGCTCGGCCTGGAGGTCCACAACGACGTGGAGTTCGAGGGGATGCGGTGGGTGACCGTCGGGTCGCCGCAGCAGCCGGGCGTGGAGATCGTGCTGGAGCCGCCGGGCGCCAACCCGGACGCCTCGCCCGCCGACCGGCAGGCCATGGCCGAACTGCTCGCCAAGGGCATGCTACGCGGGGTGATCTTCTCCACCACCGACTGCGACGCGCTGTACGAGCGGGTGCGGGAGTACGGCGGTGACGTGATCCAGGAGCCGATGGACCAGCACTGGGGCGTGCGGGACTGCGCCTTCCGGGACCCGGCGGGGAACCTGCTGCGCTTCACGGAACGCCGGGCGGCCGATTAG
- a CDS encoding VOC family protein: MSIRWTYAFADRPAAHLAAAQAFWTAVTGTFLSAPRGENDEFVTLLPASGVDACVKLQGVDTGPGGAHLDLCAEDVPGLVKRARELGAETVTEHDGWTVLRSPAGQLWCAVPWHGESVRPPVVAGSRLDQVSLDIPPSAYEAETAFWAELTGWEPLTGALPEFRVLRPPAGLPVRILLQRLDDEQPAAAHLDLACADIPATRARHEELGAVHVADGRHWTVMRDPAGGVYCLTGRDPETGGLPSRDQEPEEGDQAVSFGSPG, encoded by the coding sequence ATGAGCATCCGCTGGACGTACGCCTTCGCCGACCGCCCCGCCGCGCATCTCGCCGCCGCCCAGGCGTTCTGGACAGCCGTCACCGGCACCTTCCTGTCCGCGCCGCGAGGCGAGAACGACGAGTTCGTGACGCTGCTGCCGGCCTCCGGCGTCGACGCCTGCGTCAAGCTCCAGGGCGTCGACACGGGCCCCGGCGGAGCCCACCTCGACCTCTGTGCCGAGGACGTGCCGGGCCTGGTGAAGCGGGCCCGGGAACTCGGCGCCGAGACGGTCACCGAGCACGACGGGTGGACCGTCCTGCGGTCGCCGGCCGGGCAGTTGTGGTGCGCGGTGCCCTGGCACGGGGAGTCGGTACGGCCGCCGGTCGTGGCGGGCAGCCGGCTGGACCAGGTCAGCCTCGACATCCCGCCGTCCGCGTACGAGGCGGAGACGGCGTTCTGGGCGGAGCTGACCGGCTGGGAGCCGCTGACCGGCGCGCTGCCGGAGTTCCGGGTGCTCAGGCCGCCGGCCGGGCTGCCGGTGCGCATCCTGCTCCAGCGGCTCGACGACGAGCAGCCCGCCGCCGCCCATCTCGACCTGGCCTGCGCGGACATCCCGGCGACCCGCGCCCGGCACGAGGAACTCGGCGCCGTGCACGTGGCCGACGGCCGCCACTGGACGGTGATGCGCGACCCGGCGGGCGGCGTCTACTGCCTCACCGGCCGCGACCCGGAGACCGGCGGCCTGCCGAGCCGGGATCAGGAGCCGGAGGAAGGGGACCAGGCGGTTTCGTTCGGATCACCTGGCTGA
- a CDS encoding response regulator transcription factor: MRAVIAEDSLLLRIGVVKVLEAAGFEMCAQVADAEGLLAAVEEHRPDIAVVDVRMPPGFTDEGVRAALVIRRQYPRTAVLLLSQYVEERYAADLLAADISGVGYLLKQRVADVEEFAEAVRRVAAGGTALDPQVVAQLLVRRHSDPLDRLTPREREVLELMAGGRSNSGVAAELVVSESAVAKHINSIFTKLDLPKADADHRRVLAVLRFLGVATA; the protein is encoded by the coding sequence GTGCGCGCCGTGATCGCCGAGGATTCCCTCCTGCTGCGCATCGGCGTGGTCAAGGTGCTGGAGGCGGCCGGCTTCGAGATGTGCGCGCAAGTCGCCGACGCGGAAGGGCTGCTGGCAGCCGTCGAGGAGCACCGGCCCGACATCGCCGTGGTCGACGTGCGCATGCCGCCCGGCTTCACCGACGAGGGAGTGCGCGCCGCGCTGGTGATCCGCCGCCAGTACCCGCGTACCGCCGTGCTCCTGCTGTCGCAGTACGTGGAGGAGCGGTACGCCGCCGATCTGCTCGCCGCCGACATCTCGGGCGTCGGCTATCTGCTCAAGCAACGGGTCGCCGACGTCGAGGAGTTCGCCGAGGCGGTACGCCGGGTGGCGGCCGGCGGCACCGCGCTCGACCCGCAGGTCGTCGCGCAGCTGCTGGTGCGCCGGCACAGCGATCCGCTCGACCGGCTGACACCGCGCGAGCGGGAGGTGCTGGAGCTGATGGCGGGCGGCCGGTCCAACTCCGGCGTCGCCGCCGAACTGGTCGTGAGCGAGAGCGCGGTCGCCAAGCACATCAACAGCATCTTCACCAAGCTCGACCTGCCCAAGGCCGACGCCGACCACCGCCGCGTCCTGGCGGTGCTGCGCTTCCTGGGCGTTGCGACCGCATAG
- a CDS encoding histidine kinase: MQLTTWLRPVPGRTFHRAGHRTALVAAGLPLHLAVVPLWFWLAAAMAGAPAVIPLPVLLTLWVTPPLTAGQRRRYRALVGKDLARPAAPGPGRNWRSAVRRLTTRALWRQVCYHAVAGPLLALLDIAVLAVWAAALVAASLYVWIWALPPQWRVTDLGYTTQAVYITAGGLALLFLGPRLTGALVRLDTRAAEVLLGPSRTEKLARRVADLAESRAGVLDAADAERRRIERDLHDGVQQRLVSLAVNLGLARSTLGDLPEDARKVIDEAHREAKEAIAELNNLVRGLHPAVLEDRGLDAALSGVAARLPIPVRVAVDLPQRPSPTVEAVAYFVVSEALTNVVKHAQATRADVTVTRIGETLLVVVVDDGAGGADLAAAGGGTGLAGLAKRVASVDGTFSCRSPAGGPTVITVELPCAP; encoded by the coding sequence ATGCAACTCACCACGTGGCTGCGGCCGGTGCCGGGCCGGACGTTCCACAGGGCGGGACACCGGACCGCGCTCGTCGCCGCCGGCCTGCCGCTCCACCTCGCCGTGGTGCCCCTGTGGTTCTGGCTGGCCGCCGCGATGGCGGGGGCACCGGCCGTGATTCCGCTGCCCGTGCTGCTCACGCTCTGGGTGACACCCCCGCTGACCGCCGGGCAGCGGCGGCGCTACCGGGCGCTCGTCGGAAAGGACCTCGCGCGCCCCGCCGCACCCGGGCCGGGACGCAACTGGAGGTCGGCGGTGCGCCGGCTCACCACGCGGGCCTTGTGGCGGCAGGTCTGCTACCACGCCGTGGCGGGTCCGCTGCTCGCCCTCCTGGACATCGCCGTCCTCGCCGTCTGGGCCGCCGCTCTCGTGGCCGCCTCCCTCTACGTGTGGATCTGGGCGCTGCCCCCGCAATGGCGGGTCACCGACCTCGGGTACACCACACAGGCCGTGTACATCACCGCCGGTGGCCTCGCCCTGCTGTTCCTCGGGCCCCGGCTGACCGGCGCTCTGGTGCGGCTGGACACCCGGGCGGCCGAGGTCCTGCTCGGCCCCAGCCGCACGGAGAAGCTGGCCCGCCGGGTAGCCGACCTCGCCGAGAGCCGGGCCGGCGTGCTCGACGCCGCCGACGCCGAGCGGCGGCGGATCGAGCGCGACCTGCACGACGGCGTACAGCAGCGCCTCGTCTCACTCGCCGTCAACCTGGGCCTGGCCAGGTCCACCCTCGGCGACCTGCCGGAGGATGCCCGCAAGGTGATCGACGAGGCGCACCGCGAGGCGAAGGAGGCGATCGCCGAGCTGAACAACCTGGTGCGCGGCCTGCATCCGGCCGTCCTCGAGGACCGCGGCCTCGACGCCGCGCTGTCCGGGGTCGCCGCCCGCCTCCCGATCCCGGTGCGCGTGGCGGTGGACCTGCCGCAGCGCCCCTCACCCACGGTCGAGGCCGTCGCGTACTTCGTGGTCTCCGAGGCCCTGACGAACGTGGTCAAACACGCCCAGGCGACCCGGGCGGACGTGACCGTGACGCGGATCGGGGAGACACTGCTGGTGGTCGTCGTGGACGACGGCGCGGGCGGCGCGGATCTCGCGGCGGCCGGCGGTGGCACCGGGCTCGCCGGGCTCGCCAAGCGCGTCGCGTCCGTCGACGGCACGTTCTCCTGCCGCAGCCCCGCCGGGGGCCCGACCGTCATCACCGTGGAGCTGCCGTGCGCGCCGTGA